The nucleotide window GTACAGCTCCTACATGCATCTCCATTTTGTCAGTTCCATACTCAAGAGAATACTCTTCTGAAATTACCTCCCCTGAAAACACAATTGAAATACACAAATGAAAATTTGAGCATTCAAATTATCATAATAGAAAATTTAATGTGTTACTTTCAGCTGCTTAAAATAAGCATAGTGAAGCAGTTTAGAACTTAAGATCAGAATGAGCATATACAAGAGACAGACCAAATGAGTCATACCATAAAAATCTGCTAACTAAGAAATTCTTAAAAGACCATATGCAATTCGTTCAAAAGAAACGTCAAAAGCTCATACCTGGCAACTTGTTGGGTTTCCTCATGGGGACAAACTTTGCACCAATAGCCAATGCAATAGGTGGGCCAAATATAAATCCTCTTGCTTCAACACCTGATTTAGGTGATAAATAAAGCTGTCAGATGCAAATCAGTGACTTGTTTGtgctgatccaaaaataaaaactaaaaaaatgatGATTCTAATAACCAAGTTGCTGATTTAGTAAATTTGTTTCAACTATGCTCTGATATTCATGAATCAGAAAATATTCCAACAGCACATATAGAACTGAGTGATTGGCAATTTGgtatgaatgaatgaatactGAATGTAATTCTTAGTTTAACAGGCAGCGTATGATGTAAGCAGAGATCAACAATGACAAGTTGTAACAGGAACAAAAACATGGAAGCAAATCTTATTTGACGATGAACAAGACTGTGCATTAGAATTATGAGGAGAGTACCTGCAACAACAGAAATGTTTTGATCTCTGTACCTCTCAACGAACAAGTCAATGGTATCTTTAAAAGCCTTAGTATCAAGCAGCAGCGTGGTTATGTCCTGAAACATAATTCCTTCCAAAACACAATGCAACAATGTTTGagcaaatcaaatcaaaacagaagaacaagaaaggaATCAGAGAAGAGAATAATAACCACTAAGCACTAACCAGGCTTAGGGAAGTCAGGGATGACACGGATCGCAGAGGAGATTCTCTGTAAGCGTGGATCTTGAGCATCATCGGAAGCCATTTCGTTAAGCTGAGACGAACCACTCGCACTCGCTGGTTCTCAACCACAAACAGATGAGAATTGTTAGCAGCGATCCAAGATtttagtgtgtgtgtgtgtgtgtgtgtgagagagagagagagagagagagagagagagagaggaagagaagatGTAGACGTACCAATGGAGCGTAGAGGAGATGCAATTAGTAAGGGAGTGGAGAGTGtgatgagtgaagaagaagaagaagactttGAAATTGGGAAGGAAATTGTAGTaagagaagagggaagaagagGGGCGGCTGCGGGTGCAAGCCCAAACAACCAATTGGAGGAAGAGGAGCAACACACACCCACACCTGATTGCATTCTCTTTagcctaattttaatttatcaaccCACTTTATGACTTTAACTTACCCCTATGATATCATCCTAGCCCCAAACTGAATAATtaaatgacaaaagaaaaataagtattGGATCTCTTGCAATTTGCGATCAAAGTGTACACTAGTGGTCTTAGGCTGGCACCTAAATTCCAATATTGTATTATTTCAACTGCGTAATCATGCTTGATGTTGATGAAGTGATTTTGGGGAAGGGCATTTTGGTCCAATGATGGGTTGCGAAGCCTCGCATTTTAGTGCTTCGGGCCTTTATCATGTTACTCTGCGTTGTGTCTTTTCGCGGCCAATGTGTGCGTTGTTTTCATGTTTGGGTTGGTGAGGTGACTAGAGTCTTAGACTACTAGTACTAGAGCCTCTGTGTAGGGGCGTTTTAGTCGCATAAGCGACCTAAGAGGCTAAGATTCTGTTCGTGAGCCTTAGTCTCTCACACTTGGTGGGTGGTGGTTTATGGGGCTTCTGAGTGTGACTCTTGGTGTGAGGTTCGCCTAACAAACTCCTCCAAAATAAATATGagattcttctttaatttctgtcatatatttatttgtttcaCTGTTTGATAATACTAATTATTAAAGAAATATTAAAGCCATGTGTAAttagctttctttttttttcagaaattaatttataaatagattaaaaaatagTGTAATTCAGATATATTGTATCATGGTGTGTAATACAAAAATGGGAATCTGAAAAATGATAGATTTGCAAAACACAAAGCGTTTGTCCAGaacaatgaattaaaaaaaaagatgatgtaAAATGCATCTTGGGAATGAATGCATGCACGAAATGTGTCTCTTGCATGTATACAAGTTCTGCTCGTTTGACCAACTTTTTCTTACGCGAAGCAAAAACGTAACCTACATTTTGTAAGTGTTCAAAATCAGTCGACATTACAACCTATATTTTGCAGGTGTACCGTGATGAAGCCTCATGCATGTTCGACACATATATTTGTGTTTGACAGCTTTTCTCCTCTATATACGTTGCTCTCCATCTGcattttgtcattttttctCTTTCGTGTGTATGTAAGGGAGTGTTGTTGAAAAAGAACTTCTTCTCGTCATCAGTAGTATGAgcttttttgtaattttaatttaattaaaatggtTTGTTATTGAACATTTGGATAATCTTAATAtgtaagttttttattttttaataatatactaTTATTGTGGtcgtcattattattattattattattattattattattgttattattattactattactattactgctattattattgttattattaattttttttcttttataggcTACTAGGAGTTTATTGCCTAAAAAATTTGACCTATCGAAAACCTACAATGAGATTAGTGTAGCCGTTTTAGCATCAATCGAGTTCCATCACGTTTTGCGATTAGGCAAAATAAAGAACATTCTGTACTGTTAAGTACTTTGATAGAGTGGAGGCCAAAAACTCATAAGTTCCACCTTCGAGTTAGCGAAGTGACTATCACCCTAAAAGATGTAACACATATTATTGGTCTGCCAATTAATAAGGACCCTGTGATGGGCAGAATGGACAACAGTCACTCGTTCTTGGTAGAGGACTGCATAGTAGTTTTTGGTAGGCAGTCTGGTCCGCACGATCACACATTAGGGAAGGTAAACATAGCATGGATTCAGTAGTGTAGAGACATCAAACCATTAGACACCCAAGAATCTATCGAGCAGTATATCCGGACTCACATATTCTACTTGCTTGAAACCGTTGTGTTTTCAAACAAATCGACCAATTCTATTAACCCAAAGTTTTTACCTTTTACTCGAGATTTCCATTGCATTTTTAATTATAGTTGGGGGCAGCTTGTTTGGCACATCTATATAAGTCGTTGTGCCGTGCATCACCATACAACTGTAAAAAGATGGATAGTTATCTTATTCTGCTCTTTGTTTGGACATGGGAGTGTATGTTGTGGATAACACATGTTCCCCGCGATCAGCTTCCAGTTGTTGGCATTCTAGTTGGTCAACGGTAAgagttattattgttgttgttgtattgaTTATAACCAATATAAACTGATTTAGGTGGAAACATTGGTGCCAATTAAGGGATTATATATGAGGTCTACGGCACAATTTAGGCAATAATTAGATCATATGGGTTTGAATTGTAACAgtccagaccacccgctagcacgatattgtccgctttggcacacaaggcatCACGATTTTGTCTTTGATGATAtggatgatagccgaagccccccacactcactcgtcaatacgcgtcatgctagggagaggtatctacacccttataaggcatgcttcgttcccctctccaaccgatgtgggaccttacaatccactcccttaagggagcccagcgccctcgctggcacatcgatccgggctccgactctgataccatctataacagcccagaccacccgctagcacaatattgtccgctttggcacacaagacctcacggttttgcctttgacaatagggatgatagccgaagccccctacactcactcgtcaatacgcgtcatgctaggaagaggtatccacacccttataaggcatgcttcgtttccctctccaaccgatgtgggaccttacatgAATGATGTACATACTAATGATTTCTGTTAAgaagttttttatatttaataatttaattgattgtCTCGTATTTATTGTTGTGCAGTTTATATGGTGGCCATATATGGGAGTTAATGTTCCTAAGGATCTATTTGTACATCTGTGGGTATGCTCCACAAAATGCCTGTTGATGTTGTTCGAGTGTATAGTGATgtttatcagtggctaagagaagggggttgaatcttagcctcCTTTCTGTTGACTATtacttttgctttttcaaagaaacttagaagatatttttacttttgtctTGTATCGAGTTGAGAGACATTTTGTTTTGTCTCCTGAGTAACAGAAACAGAAGTGAAGTAGAGAAGAATGAGTAACACCcagatgtatcctggttcagctatttagtgcaatgtagcctacatccagtctccatcacaattaTGATGGAATTTTACTATTTTCAACATATTACATTCACCAAAGTTTTTTCTAGGATCTACCCAATCTTATCTGGGATAAATCCAGATTCTAACCTAATCTGAATTTGACTAGACCTCAATCTAGCTTTCAATAgccaagtgctaacccaacttgcaagagAATCCCTACAGGATCTTGAAACAAAACAGAAAGATGTACAAAAAAAATCTATGACATATTATGGCTTTTTCTCCTAGTTTAACTCACTACCTTTTACCtctcattggctttttcttacaaacctcaccatGTTTGTTTTTTTCAATGAGACTTAGACAGATTTAACTGAGAAAAAGAAATACTCAATGAATAACATAAAAGGAGAAGAACTCAACAAGCTTAGGAAGCTATGAGAACCAAACTCTGTACTTTGTTCTTACTCTCTTGCCTTCAACCCTTGGCCGTTTACCTTTATTATAGAAGACTGAAGCTTTCAAGGTTGAATCTAGTTCAAAGTCCTTACTATATTCTTCTCCTTCACAGACTTGCAGCGGCTTCGtcagtgaggagagagaaatcTGAATCTGTTGTATGCAACTTACCCATTGTCTCTCatcctttttcttcaaattcCTTCAATCTTGACCGTGGAGTCTTGCTTTGGCTCCAAGTTTGATTTGAACCGTGGATCTTCTGCTATCGATATTTGACTTTGATttctccatggttgcttgatttGTGCTTGAGACTTTGTGGATTTCTTCTTAGTTCCTTGGCATAGCACAAATGAGGAAAGATACTTTTGATGTGCTCTGACCAAATGAAGTTGGCTACTTGGTTGTagctctttcttctttcttggttTTAGAGACAAGCTTTTTGTTCTTCAACACTCCATAGCTTCTGCACTTTtcatttccttctttctttcttgtttaaCATGTAACGTGACTGAAGAGaaggagagaggagagagaataaaatatttggCTTTCGGTGGAAGCCAAGAGGGATTAAGTTGTATTGAATTTGGATTTTAAGGTTTTTGGAGTGTGGGAGTAGGTAACTGTATGAAGCTTGAAGGATTTTAGGCTCACTTCTTTATTTCCTCATATTTGGTTCATGGACTTGTGATAGGGCTTGGCTTAGTTCTGATGGACCACCGTGTGTGGgctttaattatttattcctTGGGCCAagatatttgatttgtttttccTGCACACTAAACCAAATAAGTTAAACCAACAAttataatgtttgttcatcacatggattagttttccaaactcaacaTATAGAATGGCACCCAACAGACCAAGTGAGACGCTGATTCGGGCTTGTATAAATTCCAATAGGAGAAGCTTTTCATATTAGAGAACCTTATTGCAGGTGGTTGACCAGAGCACAGTACCATGACTGGAGGAAAAGGAACAAAGTTTCAGTCCATATGCGAAACAATACTCAATATAATAGCTACAAATAGGAGACAAAATTGTCGACTTTCACCCTCTTCTAGTGTACTATGATTGGTACACTCAACAATATGGCAATCACCTAAGGTTGTCAGAGAGAATTCTACATGCAGTCCCCAAGGCGAATCAACCACAGCCCCTCCCCCCCGGGTCACCACCTAGACCACACTAGTTTTCCCATTATGAGCAATAGCACCAGTTTTCCCTTATGAGCAATCATCAGTTTCTAGCTTATGAGCAACAACATCAATTTTCAGTTTATCAGCAACATCAACTTCCTTTTTACCTAGGGGTATTCGCGAATCGGGTCAGATATGGTCAAAATCTCGACCTGATCCGCACTAGGATCATTGGATCGGATTAGATCTCATATCCGCATTTTTTAGTATTGGATCCAATCCGCATATTTTTTGATCGGATCGAGTATCAAATATATccattcaaataacaaaaattataaaagaatctcaaaattcaaaacaaaataaaaaatatattgaaaatttCCTTCAAATTGTGTGTCGCTTGACTCATAGTTGAAAACTACAACATTACCATACATTTCTTGCTTCAATAGTTCAGCTATTAATTTCTTCCATACtcgaaaaaattaagaaattaaaccAATATATCTGcactaaaaaaatatgtattaaacAATTAATTATGAGAATAAAGCCACAAGACAACTCTgatgagaagagaagaggagaaCAAAGGATGGCGATGTAAGGATAAAAGAGGCGTGGAATGAAGGACATCAAGCAACTCTGGTAAGAACAGAGCACAATGATGTGAGGAGGAGAACAGAGGCCACAATGCATCAGAGGCAACGATGTTGCAAGGCGGCACCATAATAATAGATGAGGCAGAGAGGAGCCACAGTAAACTAGACAACAAACAAACATGAGGAAGCGAGGAGTGATGTCGGTGAGGAAGAGAGGAACTAGCGAACCACTAGTCTTTGGCATGGTAGCACTAAGTATGGATGCCTGTGGTGCTATAGATTGAATATGCGAATACAGATGTAATATCCGCAATCCGATCATCTTGCAGATCAGATGCGAATATGATCCAATCTAtgaacaccctaacttttaccCACCACAACCAAAATTAGAACCACAACCATAGCCGCAAGCAAAATCGTTCATACCACAATTGGTAATTCTAGTAGAAGAATCCTGCAGTTTGTTGAACCCATTTAGCGAAATGAGTTTGTTTTAGGTACTGAGAGGGACCGAGGCATTCTTTAAACTTTCTCAACAAAGGACTAATGCTTTCTAATTATCTATTGGCCATCGCTCTATCTCAGATCATGCTAGTGACTTTGGGATGGATCCACCAAAACGGAGCCACCATTTACAGAGGGTTGAGCCACTACGTACTTCCGTAAAGGTGTGTCATCAACCTGCATCAATAGCTTGCAGTGTCTAAATGTTGTAATACACGGATAGAAGCTCCAAAATACCTATTGAAGAACTCTTACACCATGCACCTCCCCACTCTCATGATAAACAAGAAGAGTTTTTATTTAAACATAAGACATTAACATTGTGGCACACATTGCTTTGCACCAGACTAGCAAAGTTTGGTAGGAAACTTCCCAATCACGAAAAATTTTTGCGACAGACTTTAGCTTTGCCAACTAAGCCTTGCGGTAACTTACAGTGTCGCTGAACCTAGATTGAATTTCGACAATAATAGATTTTAGTATTTTACCTTTATCGATGGGTCAGCTTCAACCAATGGTCTGATATCATCTACAATCATGTGTATGTCCAACTTGGCATGATATTGTCAAATCATCCCCATGGTACACGTGTGTTCGCCTTTGTATCTCTTGATCTTCTAACAACTTTCCTTTCGAATCAAGTTAGCTTAAATAAGTCAATCACATCTTCTACCATACCCCTTACATTTTGCGTAGAATGTCTGTTGATAAATATAGAACATCTGCTGCATACATGCGTCATCAGTGATGGCATTGTCAGTGATGGGAATTATTTGAAACCGTATTAACCCACCAATTACTTGTACATGATTCATGTATAAAATGTTGCTCACCCTCTTTGAAATGTGACATTGTATGTTTTCACAAAGGCCATTTTGTAACTCCGTAAAACTCATGTGCAtggaatagaaaaagaaaatagacaTTCACACACAAAAGTCACTCTTTTGTGTGTGTTTGGTATGATCTCATCATTATAACACACTTGCAAATTTGCAATAACTTCCATAGTCTTAACTTCACCTCTCCCAATTTTTTTGACACTACTAATTGTCACAAAAAATCACAAATATAAAGGAAATAAATGACAATGATATTTATAGGCAATATTTTtggattaaaatattttaattatacaaaACACAACCTACTatttataagttaaaaaaaaaacataatatgcATTTTGTaggtttcatattttaaaaaaataaaacacttaAAATCACAACTTGTATTTTgcagattttgaatttaaaataaata belongs to Arachis duranensis cultivar V14167 chromosome 8, aradu.V14167.gnm2.J7QH, whole genome shotgun sequence and includes:
- the LOC107461205 gene encoding adenine phosphoribosyltransferase 1, which encodes MQSGVGVCCSSSSNWLFGLAPAAAPLLPSSLTTISFPISKSSSSSSLITLSTPLLIASPLRSIASASGSSQLNEMASDDAQDPRLQRISSAIRVIPDFPKPGIMFQDITTLLLDTKAFKDTIDLFVERYRDQNISVVAGVEARGFIFGPPIALAIGAKFVPMRKPNKLPGEVISEEYSLEYGTDKMEMHVGAVQRGDRALVIDDLIATGGTLCAAIKLLERVQAQVVECACVIELPELKGRDKLTGKPLFVLVKGA